The stretch of DNA GAAGATCGCAGGCTCGCAGAAGATCATCGAGACGCAGCTGGGCTTCGTCGACATCGCCGGCCTCGTGCGCGGCGCGTCGAAGGGCGAAGGGCTCGGCAACCAGTTCCTCGGCAACATCCGCGAGGTCGACGCGATCGTCCACGTGCTGCGCTGTTTCGAGAATGGCGACGTGACTCATGTCGACAACAAGGTCGATCCGATCGCCGATGCCGAGACTGTCGAAACGGAACTCATGCTGAGCGATCTCGAAAGCCTCGAGAAGCGCGTCCCCAACCTCGCCAAGAAGGGCATGCAGGGCGACAAGGAGGCCAAGATCGGCGCCGCCGTGCTGGGCCAGGCGCTAGACCTGCTCCGCGAGGGCAAGCCCGCGCGGCTGACCGTGCCCAAGGACGAGGACGAGGCGCGCGTGTTCGCACAGGCGCAGTTGCTGACCGCCAAGCCCGTCCTGTACGTGTGCAACGTCGACGAGGGCGATGCTGCGAACGGCAATGCGCTATCGGCGCGCGTGTTCGAGAAGGCCGCGGCCGAGGGCGCCGAGGCGGTCGTCGTGTCGGCGGCGATCGAGGCGGAGATCGCGACGATGCCCGCCGAGGATCGCGGCGAGTTCCTGGGCGAGCTGGGGCTGGAAGAGACCGGCCTCGCGCGCGTCATCACCGCAGGCTACAAGCTGCTCCAACTGCTGACCTTCTTCACGGTCGGCCCGAAGGAAGCGCGCGCCTGGACCGTCCATGCGGGCGCGACCGCGCCGCAGGCCGCGGGCGAGATCCACGGCGATTTCGAAAAGGGCTTCATCCGCGCCGAGACGATCGCGTTCGACGACTTCATCGCGCTGGGCGGGGAATCCAAGGCACGCGAGGCAGGCAAGCTGCGCGCCGAGGGCAAGGCGTATGTCGTCCATGACGGCGACGTGATGCACTTCCTGCATAGTTGAGCGTTTGGCGGTGGCGGGTCAGCGATAGTCCTCGCAGGCTATCCCGTCGCCGTCACCGTCCATGCCGGCACGATAGCCCGGCTGGCCGCGGTAGAGCGGCGCGGCGCCCGCCGCTCGCACGTCGCGGCATCCGCCGTAATGCACCGCGCTTTCGGACGGGGCGCTGGTCGATTGGCGGGCCGGTGTCGACGATCCATAGGCCGGCCGATCGATATTGTAGGGCTCGGCGTCGGCTACGCGCCGGGCCGGTGCGACCATAGGGCGCGTCGACGCGGGCGGCGCTGTGACCGCCGGATCGGGCCGCGGTCTGGTATCGACGAGCGCCGGGGCTGCGATCGGCGGCGGTTCGGTGGCTTTCCAGACACCGGCAAACATCAATGTCGAGGCGATCGCAGTGACCGCGATAAAGGAACGCTCCATGGCGTGACCTTACGGGCGTACTGGTTGACGAAGATTTATCGTCGGTTCGGCCTCTGGGGGTGCGACGGTACGGGCGCGATGCCTCCTATGGGGAGGGAATCAGACGTTCAACTTTTGGGGTTTCTTCAATCAGCTGGCAGTTACGGAGACTGATCGCAGCCGAGCCCCGGGCAGCATTTTACATCCCTCTTCTATCGCTATCCCCGCGGACGCTTGTCGTGGTCCGGCAACCCGGAACAAAGAAACGGATGGGGCAAGAAACAAAAGGCCATTCGCCCCCGGTCGTGAACGCTCAAACGTTGCCACGGCGTCCTGAGAGGCATGGTTCGACACCGACAATCTGGGACGATCTCGCCCATTGAGCCCTGTCGTTGTTAGCTGGGTACGGCTTTCATCATCCATAGTGGATAAGTCGTATGTATATACGGGCTGAACAGGCGCGGCCGAGCTTGGCAGACGGTGAGCTATCGCCGAGAACCGGGCGGCGCACTCACTGAGGGTCTCAGGTGCCTGACCGCAGGCCGCTACTAGAAAGGCGACCGAGATAGCCGCAGCGCTTCGCATACAAAACCTTCCAAATCCTGCTCGCAATCATACACGGATACCTCTCATCGGAAAGACCGGTCACGAACGACCGGAATTGAGCGTTAGCTGTCGGCCTTGGTATGATCACGCAATGCCAGCGGCTGTCTTGCGGGTTTGCGGCCGGCTGCGGCGACGATGACGGCGCTGGACAGGAGGATGCTGGAGACGAGCGCGCCGACCGACAGCAGGCCGGCGGTCGTTACTGCGGCGTCAAACGTGGTGCGCTTGCCGATCCGGATCGAGACTGTGGCGGCGGAGGTTTGGCGGGTTTTGGTTCGCTCGGGGGCGTTGGGGTCTTCATGCGGCGAGGCTGGACCTTTCGCGGCTTTCGGGCAAGGCGGCGCGGTGCGGCCGCGAGGGTTGGGGCGCGTTCGGCGCGAGACTGGCTGGTTGTGGCGCGTCGCGCGGGGGGTAGACCGGCGGCATGATCGCGCGTCTGATCCTGGCTTTGCTCCTTGCCGCGTTTGCGTTTCCTGCGGTGGCGCCGGCGGCGTGCCATGACGCATCTATGTCGCGCGGCCACGGCGTCGTGATGGATATGGCGGGGATGCGCGGGACGCGGGCGGCGATATCGGATCATGCGTCGGACCAGCGGCCGGATCACGAACCCGACCGCAAGGCGACCCCGCTGCATGGCTGTATCGGGTGCGTCCCGCCTTCGAACTGGAACGCCGCTCGGGTTCTCGGGCCGGCGTTGCGGGAACCGGCGATGGTGACCGAGCGGGCGGCGGTGCTGGATCTCGGGGCTGGCGTCGCGCCGGCGTTGCGGCCTCCGCGAGACGCCTGATCGTTGGGTGCTGACGCACCCCGATGTTTAGGCGTTTCAAGGATATAACGATGACTCGATCGAGGTTGCTCGCGGCTGGTGCCGTGAGGGCGATGCTGCTTGCGGGCGGTGTCACGGGAACAATGCTGCCGGCTGGCGCAGTGGCGCAGCACGCCATGTCCATGCCGGGCATGACGATGCCGATGCCGGATGCGGCGCACAAGACGACGGTGAAGAGAGCCAGGCCGCGACCGGTCGCGAAGCGGTCGGGTGGGCGTTCGACGGCTCCGACGGTTCGTCCGTCGCAGTCCGGCGTTACGGTCGATCATGCGACGATGGACCATTCGGTCATGCAGGACGCTGCTCCGGTCGTTCCTCCGGTTCCGGCCGCACCGTCTGTGATGCCGGACGCCCGGCTGGAAGTTGGGCCGGACGCCATGCCGGGGATGGATCATGGTGCGATGGGGCGCGCGATGATCGATGACGCTGCCTACCGCGCGGCGTCCGATGCGGCCGTGGCGAAGATGCCGGCGGGGTCGGCGATGGCGGGGATGGCGATGGGAACGTCGGCCGGCTTCTACGGCCAGGGTAGCGGGACGTCGCGGCTGCCGGCGGCCGAGGGGCCGATGCGCGGGTATATGAGACAGGCGGGCGCGTGGATGCTGATGGCGCACGGCTATGCGTGGGGCGTCGCGACCGACCAGGGGGGTCCACGCGGGAAGAGCGAGGCGTTCGTCCAGTCGATGGCGATGCTGATGGCGGACCGCGATCTGGGCGAGCGGTTTCATATCCAGCTCAGGACGATGAACAGCCTCGAGCCGCTGATGGGCGCGCGGGGCTACACAAATTTGTTCGCGACGGGCGAGCTGGCGAACGACCGTCCGCTGGTCGATCGGCAGCACCCGCACGATTTGTTCATGGAGCTGGCTGCCAAGCTCGATTACCGGCTCGGCAATGGCGCCACCGTGTTCCTGTACGGCGGGCCGGTCGGCGAGCCCGCGCTGGGGCCGAGCGCGTTCATGCACCGCGGGTCGGCGCGGTATCAGCCGATGTCGCCGATCACGCATCACTGGTTCGATTCGACTCATATCACCTACGGCGTGGTGACGGCGGGGTATGCGACGCCCGCGTTCCAGCTGGAGGCGTCGGCGTTCAAGGGGCGCGAGCCGGACGAGCATCGCTGGAATATCGAGACGCCGCGGCTCGATTCCTGGAGCGTGCGGGGCACGTGGACGCCGTCGCCGTTCTGGGCGGTGCAGGTGAGCCATGGGCGGCTGAAGGAGCCCGAGGCGCAGCATCCCGGCGAGGACGAGAACCGTACCACCGCCAGCGTGCAATATGCGCGCGGCGGGCTGGCCACGACATTCGCGTATAGCCTCAAGGACCGGGTGCCGGGGGAGAAATTGAGCGCGTTCCTGGCGGAGGCGACGTACGAGCTGACGCCGCGGCATGCGGTGTTCGGCCGGCTCGAGAACGTGGCGAACGACGAGCTGTTTCCCGACGAGGCGGACCCGCTGCACGACACCAAGTTCCGCGTGACGAAGGCGGCGGTCGGGTACGCGTACCGGCTGCCGATCATCGGGCCGCTCGGGCTGGCGCTGGGCGGGACGGTGGCAGCCTATGCCAAGCCGGCGGCGCTGGAAGCGGCTTACGGGAAGGCGCCGGTGAGTTGGACGCTGTTCAGCAAGCTGGCGGTCGGGTTGTAGGGTTCGGGCGCATCGACAGCACGGCCTGCGCCGTCCTCACCCCCTCGGCGAAGGCCGGGGCCCAGTTGGCTCGGCCGGGCTAACCGTTCGCAACGCACATCAGCGACGTCGCCCAACTGGACCCCGGCCTTCGCCGGGGAGGTGCTTTGTGCAAACGAACCCAAATTTCGAGCTGTCGCACACTGGTCATGGCTGCATATCGGCCCCGCCCGACGGATCGCTTCCACTCGCCGTTCGTGCCGCGTAAGGACCGCGCGAAGTCGCCACCTTCTCGGGACGAACGGTTATGATCAAGACGACTGCGCTCGCACTCCTCGGACTGACGCTCGCCGGGTGCGCCTATCCGTACACGCCCCCTGCCCTGGCGCCGATTACTGCCCCCGCCCCGCCATCGACGGCAGCGGCGGCGATGCCCGGCGAGACACGCGCGCCGGTCACGATCCTGGTATCGATCGACGGCTTCCGGCCGGATTATCTCGATCGGGGCGGGACGCCCAACCTCAACCGCCTTCGCACAGGCGGGGTGTTCGCGGGCATGCGGCCGTCGTTCCCGAGCATCACCTTTCCCAATCACTGGACGCTGGTGACGGGCCTGCGTCCCGATCGCAGCGGGATCATCGGCAACAAGATGGAGGATCCGGCGCGACCGGGCGAGACCTTCACGATGGCGACCGACGATCCGTTCTGGTGGAGCGAGAGCTCGCCGATCTGGGTCGACGCGGAGAAGGCCGGGATCCGGACCGCAACGATGTTCTGGCCGGGCGCGAACGTGGCGGTCGGCGGCACGGTGAAGCGCGACAGCCACGGGGCGATCGACGGCGGCACGCGACCGGAGGACTGGCAGCAGTTCAACCAGCAGGTGTCGGGCACGCAGCGAGTCAATGCGGTGCTCGACTGGATGCGGCGGCCCGCGGCGATCCGCCCGAAGCTGGTGACGTTGTATTTCGATACGGTGGACAGCGCAGGCCATGCGGACGGGCCGGACAGCGCGGGTGTCACTCAGGCCGTGGCGGACGTCGATGCGAGCATCGGTGCGCTGGTCGACGGCCTCGCCGCGCTGGGACAGACGGCGAACCTTGTCATCGTCGCGGACCACGGCATGGCGGCGACGAGCAGCACCCGCGTCGTGGCGCTCGATACGATCGCGGACAAGGCGGACTATCGCACCGTCGAGATGGGGCCGTACGCGACAATGTTCGCGGTGCCGGGGCATGAGGCGGCGCTGGAGGCACGGTTGCTGAAGCCCCATGCGCACCTGCAGTGCTGGCGGAAGGGGGAAATCCCGGCGCGGTTCCATTACGGACGCAATCCGCGGGTGCCGAGCTATCTGTGCCTCGCCGATGTCGGCTGGCGGGTCGACACCAGCGCGCCGACCAAGGCGTCGGTCGGCGGGATGCATGGGTATGACAATATGGCGCCGGAGATGCGCGCGCTGTTCATCGCCAACGGGCCGGCGTTCGCACGCGGCAAGACGATCCCGAGCTTCGACAATGTCGCGATCGAGCCCTTGCTGCGCGACCTGATCGGACTGCCCGCCGAAGCGGGGCTGGACGGCACCGACGCGCCCTTCCAGAAGGTGATGCAACGATAAGAGGAGAGGTTTGCGTGCAGTATTTCGAGGATATCGAGGTCGGTCGGACCGCGTCGTTCGGCGCCTATGCCGTCACCCGCGAGGAGGTGATGGACTTCGCGGCGAAATACGATCCGCAGCCGTTTCACCTGTCGGACGAGGCTGCCGCGCAGACGCATTTCGGGCGGCTGTCGGCGAGCGGGTGGCATACCTGCGCGATGACGATGTCGATGCTGGTCGCGCACCTGAAGGAGAACCAGCAGGCGGGCCTTGGGTCACCCGGGATCGACGAGCTGAAGTGGGTAAAGCCGGTGTATCCGGGCGACACGCTGCGGTGCGAAACCGAGATCCTGGAGAAGCGCGCTTCGGCAAGCCGGCCGGAGATGGGAATCTTCAAGAGCCGGATGCGCGTGCTCAACCAGGACGATGTTCTGGTGATGACGTTCGTGTCGAACGGGCTGGTGCAGACGCGCCCATAGGACGCGCCTGCACGCTCTGTCTAAGCTTGGCGCGGATTAGCGCGGCGTGCGGTTGCCACCGCGATTGCCGCCACGGTTGCCGCCGCCGAAGGTGCGACCGCCGCCGCCGCCAGTGCCGCGGTTCTGGCGGAACTCGCGGCGGTCCTGGCGGGCTTCGCTGCGATAGCCCTGGCGGGCGTCGCGACGCTCGCCGCGGAACTGGTCGCGGGTGACCTGGCCGTTGCGCAACTGACCGCGATCTTCGCGGCGATCCTGACGGAAGTCGCGATTGGCTTCGCGGCGATCCTGGCGATAGTCGCGGGCGGCGGGGCTGTTGCCGCGCGCGAAATTGCCCCAGTTGCCGCCACCGCGATAATTGCCGCGGCGACCCTGCCAGTAACGCTGCTGAGCGCCGTTCCAGCGATAGGGACGACGGTTGCGATCGTAGACGTACACGCCCGAGCCGGGATAATAATAATCGCCGCTCCAGCCGTAATAGGAATTCAGGCCGCCATAGCCGGCGAACCCGTCATAGCCGCCGCCGTACCCCCCGCCATAACCGGCGCCGCCATAGCCACCGCCGTAATAGGGATCGCTGGCGTAGCCGACGCCTGCGCCGCCATAGCCGTAGCCGTCGGTGCAGCCTGCAACGCCTAGTCCGAGACCCAGAGCTAGGCCGATAATGCCGAAGCGCTTCATAAACATGGAGATTCTCCCGTACGTGGAGAGCGGACACAACGCGCCGCCATTCGTCGCACAACGGACTCTGTGTGTCGCAAGTTCCATGAACGGGGTCTGACGGGGTTTTGGGCCGGGGGTGGGAAAGGGGTCTGACGAGTTTGAGTTCGGCGAGAGCCTCGGGGGACCGGGACGCCTTACCTTACTGTTCCTCCGCGTACGCCGGGGTGCAGGGTAGCGGTACGCTACGATATTTAGCTGGGCCCCCGCGTCCGCGGGGGAACGGTTTGGGAGGGACGGTTCCTCCCCGGCAGAGGCCGGGGCCCAATTGGAATGGCTGAAGTAATGGGGCGACGCCCTTCGTTAGCAACGTTCCCCAACTGGACCCCGGCCTCCGCCGGGGAGGTATCTAGTGGTGCGTAGTTCAGTCCACTCCAAGCGTGCGCTAGGTGCGAGCATTGGATGACGACGTGTATCGGCGCCGCCCCGGCGATCTCCTCGGTCCACAGAACGAGGGCGCTGCTGATGTGGAGCGGTGGCGGTAGACGCGGCTGTAGAAAGCCATGCTGAGGATCATGGCCACACCCTAACTGTTCCCCCGCGGAAGCGGGGGGCCAGGGTGGCGGGGTGCTGCGGTACTTAGCTGAGCCCCGACGTCGCGGGGGAACGGACGGTCCCTCCCCGGCGGAGGCCGGGGCCCAATTGGAATGGCTGAAGTAACGGGGCGACGCCCTTCGTTGGCAACGTTCCCCAATTGGACCCCGACCTACGCCGGGGGGGAGCTGTGGTTGGCGGCGGGCGCGCGATATGCGAGCGGCGGGCGCGCGGCGAGCGATCAGTGGCCGGGGAAGTCGATCAGGGCCGTGGCGTCGATGCCGTCGGCGCGCAACGCCTCCGCGCCGCCGAGATCGGGGAGGTCGACCAGGAACTGCGCCTGCGTGACCACCGCGCCCGCCTTGTTGAGCAGGCGGACCGCGGCCCGCGCGGTGCCGCCGGTGGCGATCAGATCGTCGACCAGCAGGACGCGCGCGCCGGGCGCGAAGGCGTCGGCGTGGATCGCGATACGGTCAGTGCCATATTCGAGCGCATAATCCTCGGCGATCGTCGCGCCGGGGAGCTTGCCGTCCTTGCGGATCAGCAACACGCCCGCCTTCAGCGGCGCGGCGAGCGCGGCCGCGAACAGGAAGCCCCGCGCCTCGATACCTGCAACGAGATCGACCGGGCCCGAGACCGCCGCGACCATCCGCTCGATCGCGGTCGCCCAGCCGGTCGGGTCGAGCAGCAAGGTGGTGATGTCGCGAAACTGGATGCCGGGCTTGGGGAAGTCCGGGATGGTGCGGATCAGCGCTTTGAGGTCGGCGTTGCGCTCTTCGGTATCGGACATAAGCGTTCCCTTCTTCGCACGGGCGGCAGACGTATCGCGGCACCACATTACGGCCAAAACGAAAGCGGCGGATCGGGCTGTTCGCCCGTCCGCCGCTCCCTCTATCCGTGCGCCCTTACCGTGGGAGCCCTGCGATCATCAATGCTTAACGTCGCGCCAGACATTCTGATACGCGCCCCAGGCAAGCCCGCAGAAGATCAGGATGAAGATGATCGACGCGAACCCGGCGGCGTGGCGGGCCTCGAGGTTGGGCTCGGCGGTCCAGGTCAGGAACGCCGACACGTCGGTCGACATCTGCTCCTTGGTCGGCTTCGTCCCGTCCGCATAGGTCACCTGACCATCCGAGGTCAGCGGCGGCGGCATCGCGATGTTGAGGTTCGCGAAATACGGGTTGTAATGGAGACCCTCGGGCGTCTTGATGTCCGGGAATTCCTTCAGCAGCGCAGCAGGCTGCGTCGTGTAGCCGGTCAGCAGCGAGTGGACATAGGCGGTCCCCTCCTCGCGCGCCTTGGTGATCAGCGAGAGATCGGGCGGCAGCGCGTTGTTGTTCGCGGCGCGGGCGGCAACCTCGTTGGCGAACGGCGACGGGAAGCGATCCGACGGGATGTTCTTGCGTGTCGCGGGCTCGCCGGTCTCGGGGTTGATCGACGGCTGTTCGATCACCCACTGGTTGGCGATCGCCTTAACCTCGGGGTCGGTATAGCCGATCTGGGTCAGGTCGCGGAACGAGAGCAGCCGCAGCGAGTGGCAGGCCGAGCAGACTTCCTTGTAGACCTGGAACCCGCGCTGGAGCTGGCGACGGTCGAACTTGCCGAACACGCCGTTCGAGGCGAGCTCGAGTTCCTTGGGGTGCTTGTGCGCGACGCTCTCCGCGGTCGGCGCGACGGGGTCGGTGATGACCCCGACCACGCTGCCGAAGAGCGCGATGCCGAGCACCAGCACGAAGGCCGCGCCGACCAGGGATGCGATGAGACGAACCATGTGTGTATCCTCGAGTTCGTATCAGTGCGCGGCGTGCGGCGTGGACGACGTCGGCGACGTCTCAAGGGCGGTATGCGCAGGGCTGGTCCCGCCATGATTGGCCAGCACGGCCTCGGTGATCGAGTTGGGCAGCGGCCGCGGCCGTTCGGAGCGCGAGATGATCGGCAGGATGATCAGGAAATGCGCGAAATAATAGGCCGCGCAGATCTGGCTGAGGATCACGTAGAACGCATTCGCAGGCGCCCCACCGCAATAGCCGAGCACGAAGATATCGGCGACCAGCACCCAGAACGCGATCCGCGCCTTGGGCCGATAGTTCATCGAACGCACCGGCGAGCTGTCCAGCCAGGGCAGGAAGAACAGCAGCAGGATCGAGCCGAACATCGCCAGCACGCCCCAGAGCTTCGCCGGCAGGATGAAGTCCGCGGTGAAGGCGCGCAGGATCGCGTAGAACGGCCAGAAATACCATTCGGGGACGATGTGCGCGGGCGTCGAAAGCGGGTTCGCCGGGATGTAGTTATCCGGGTGGCCGAGATAGTTCGGGAAGAAGAACAACAGGCTCGCGAACACCAGCATGAAGATGCCGAGCCCGAAGCCGTCCTTGGCCGTGTAATAGGGGTGGAACGGGACGGTGTCCTGCTCGCCCTTCACGTCGACGCCGGTCGGGTTGTTCGACCCCGGGATGTGCAGCGCCCAGATGTGCAGGATGATGACCCCCGCGATCACGAACGGCAGCAGGTAATGCAGCGAGAAGAAGCGGTTGAGCGCGGCGTTGTCGGGGGCGAATCCGCCCAGCAGCCAGATGCGGATGGTGTCGCCGACCAGCGGGATCGCCGAAAAGAACCCGGTGATGACCTGCGCGCCCCAGAAGCTCATCTGGCCCCAGGGAAGCACGTACCCCATGAACGCGGTCGCCATCATCAGCAGGAAGATGACCACGCCGAGCAGCCACACCATCTCGCGCGGTGCCTTGTACGAGCCGTAATAGAGCCCGCGGAAGATGTGCGTGTAGACGACGATAAAGAACATCGACGCGCCATTGGCGTGCGCATAGCGCAGGAACCAGCCCGCGTTGACGTCGCGCATGATGCTTTCGACCGAATCGAACGCGACCGCGCCGTTGGCGGCATAATGCATCGCCAGCACGATGCCGGTGATGATCTGGATCGCGAGCGCGGCGCCGGCAAGGACGCCGAAGTTCCAGAAGTAATTGAGGTTGCGCGGGACGGGATAGCCGCCGCCGAGTGAATTATAGACGAGCCGGGGAACGGGAAGTCGCTCATCCAGCCACCGCGTCAGCGGCAGCTTCGGTTCGTATTGCTTGGCCCAGGGAAAGCTCATGATGTTTTCCTCAGCCTACCGTGACGACGGTGTCGGAATTGAAGGCATAGTCCGGAACGTGGAGGTTCGACGGAGCGGGGCCTTTGCGGATGCGCGCGGCGGTGTCGTAGGCCGAGCCGTGGCACGGGCAGAAATAGCCGCCGAACGGGCCCTTGTTCTCGCCCTCGCCCGCGCCGAGCGGGACGCAGCCGAGATGCGTGCAGACGCCGAGCGTGATCAGCCAGTTCTTCTTGCCCGCCTTGGTCCGCTGTTCCAGCGTCTGCGGATCGCGCAGCGTCGAGATGTCGACCGCGTCGGCTTCCGAGATTTCCTTCGGCGTCAGGTTGCGCACGAACAAAGGCTGCTTGCGGAACGACGTCTTGATCGCCTGGCCGGGGAGGATCTTCGACAGGTCGATCTCGGTGGTCGACTGCGCGAGCACGTCGGCCGAGGGGTTCATCTGGTTGATGAGCGGCAGGACGATCGCGACGGCGCCGACGCCGGCGAAGGAGACGGCGGCAATGTTGATGAAATCACGGCGGCGAGGGTCATGGGCCTCTTCGTGAAACGGCTCTGGCGATTCGCCGGGAGGAACCATGTCGTCGACTGTCGCCATTCATCTCGCCCTTGCACGTTATTTTTTTCGTGGCCGACTGGGTTACCCGGTTTCGCGAAACCATATCCCCATTCCGCCCGACCGTCCCCACGGAGGCTGCGTTCTGATAGACGGCGCGACCGCGCTTTGCCAACTCCCTTTTGCTTTGGGTTACCCTTGGGCGCTCGCCGCGCTAGAGGATCGGGTATGCGTATTGCCCTGTATCAGCCCGATATCGCCGGAAATGTCGGCGCCATCCTGCGCACTGCCGCGTGCATGGGGATCGGCGTAGACCTGATCGAACCGATGGGATTCACCTGGAGCGAAAAGGCCGTGGCGCGATCCGGCATGGACTATGTCGGCGCGGTCGACGTGGTGCGGCATGTCGATTGGGACGCCTTCCTGGCGCAAGTGACGGGGCGGATCGTGCTGCTGACGACGAAGGGCGCAGTGCGGCTGGATGTGGCCGCGTTTCGCGACGACGACGTGCTGCTGATGGGAAGCGAGGGCGCCGGCGTGCCCGAGGAGGTCCACGCGCGCGCCGACCTGCGCGTACTGATCCCGATGCAGCCTGGGTTGCGATCGATGAATATCTCGGTGGCCACGGCGATCGTCGCGGCCGAGGCGTTGCGCCAGACGGACGGCTGGCCGGTGTAACGGCGACCTCGCCTTGACCCCCACCCCGTTCGTGCCGAGTAGAGACCGAGCGTCGTCGAGGGCTCGTATCGAGGTACATGTCTCTCGATACGCCATCTCGACAGGCTCGATGGCTACTCGAGACGAACGGAAAACTGGACCCGCGCATGATCGAACTCGACCCCCAGCAAGCCGCCGCCCGCCAGTGGTTCGAATCGCTTCGCAACCGCATCTGCGCGGAATTCGAGGCGATCGAGCGCGAGGCGGGCTCCGATGCCGCGTTCGCCTATACGCCCTGGGACCGGATCGACCCGTCGGGCGGGCCTGGCGGCGGTGGCGTGATGGGCGTGATGAAGGGCCGCGTGTTCGAGAAGGTCGGCGTCAACGTCTCGACCGTCGGCGGCACGTTCGAGGGGGAGTTCGCAAAGTCCATCCACGGCGCGGGCGAAGACCCCCGCTTCTTCGCAACCGGGATCAGCCTGGTCGCGCACATGGCCAACCCGCATGTGCCCGCGGTGCACATGAACTGCCGCTTCCTCAACACCACCAAGCGCTGGTTCGGTGGTGGCGGCGATCTCAATCCGCCGCTGCCGATCGAGGAGGATACGGCCGACTTCCATGCGACGATGAAGGCGGCGTGCGACGCGCATGATCCGACGCACTACGCGAGGTTCAAGGAGTGGGCGGAGACCTATTTCTACATCCCGCACCGCAAGGTCGGGCGCGGCGTGGGCGGGATCTTCTTCGATCATCTCGACGGCGATTTCGAGACCAACTTCGCGTTCACGCGCGATGTCGGCGAGGCGTTTCTCGATGCCTATCCGCGGATCGTGCGGCGGCGGATGAACACGCCGTTCGATGCGGCCGACGAGGCGCGGATGCTCGAATGGCGCGGGCGCTATGCCGA from Sphingomonas sp. HMP9 encodes:
- the ychF gene encoding redox-regulated ATPase YchF, whose amino-acid sequence is MGFRCGIVGLPNVGKSTLFNALTQTAAAQAANYPFCTIEPNVGNVGVPDKRLDSLAKIAGSQKIIETQLGFVDIAGLVRGASKGEGLGNQFLGNIREVDAIVHVLRCFENGDVTHVDNKVDPIADAETVETELMLSDLESLEKRVPNLAKKGMQGDKEAKIGAAVLGQALDLLREGKPARLTVPKDEDEARVFAQAQLLTAKPVLYVCNVDEGDAANGNALSARVFEKAAAEGAEAVVVSAAIEAEIATMPAEDRGEFLGELGLEETGLARVITAGYKLLQLLTFFTVGPKEARAWTVHAGATAPQAAGEIHGDFEKGFIRAETIAFDDFIALGGESKAREAGKLRAEGKAYVVHDGDVMHFLHS
- a CDS encoding excalibur calcium-binding domain-containing protein, producing the protein MERSFIAVTAIASTLMFAGVWKATEPPPIAAPALVDTRPRPDPAVTAPPASTRPMVAPARRVADAEPYNIDRPAYGSSTPARQSTSAPSESAVHYGGCRDVRAAGAAPLYRGQPGYRAGMDGDGDGIACEDYR
- a CDS encoding alkaline phosphatase family protein, producing MIKTTALALLGLTLAGCAYPYTPPALAPITAPAPPSTAAAAMPGETRAPVTILVSIDGFRPDYLDRGGTPNLNRLRTGGVFAGMRPSFPSITFPNHWTLVTGLRPDRSGIIGNKMEDPARPGETFTMATDDPFWWSESSPIWVDAEKAGIRTATMFWPGANVAVGGTVKRDSHGAIDGGTRPEDWQQFNQQVSGTQRVNAVLDWMRRPAAIRPKLVTLYFDTVDSAGHADGPDSAGVTQAVADVDASIGALVDGLAALGQTANLVIVADHGMAATSSTRVVALDTIADKADYRTVEMGPYATMFAVPGHEAALEARLLKPHAHLQCWRKGEIPARFHYGRNPRVPSYLCLADVGWRVDTSAPTKASVGGMHGYDNMAPEMRALFIANGPAFARGKTIPSFDNVAIEPLLRDLIGLPAEAGLDGTDAPFQKVMQR
- a CDS encoding MaoC family dehydratase, which encodes MQYFEDIEVGRTASFGAYAVTREEVMDFAAKYDPQPFHLSDEAAAQTHFGRLSASGWHTCAMTMSMLVAHLKENQQAGLGSPGIDELKWVKPVYPGDTLRCETEILEKRASASRPEMGIFKSRMRVLNQDDVLVMTFVSNGLVQTRP
- a CDS encoding adenine phosphoribosyltransferase, with translation MSDTEERNADLKALIRTIPDFPKPGIQFRDITTLLLDPTGWATAIERMVAAVSGPVDLVAGIEARGFLFAAALAAPLKAGVLLIRKDGKLPGATIAEDYALEYGTDRIAIHADAFAPGARVLLVDDLIATGGTARAAVRLLNKAGAVVTQAQFLVDLPDLGGAEALRADGIDATALIDFPGH
- a CDS encoding cytochrome c1, coding for MVRLIASLVGAAFVLVLGIALFGSVVGVITDPVAPTAESVAHKHPKELELASNGVFGKFDRRQLQRGFQVYKEVCSACHSLRLLSFRDLTQIGYTDPEVKAIANQWVIEQPSINPETGEPATRKNIPSDRFPSPFANEVAARAANNNALPPDLSLITKAREEGTAYVHSLLTGYTTQPAALLKEFPDIKTPEGLHYNPYFANLNIAMPPPLTSDGQVTYADGTKPTKEQMSTDVSAFLTWTAEPNLEARHAAGFASIIFILIFCGLAWGAYQNVWRDVKH
- a CDS encoding cytochrome b, which translates into the protein MSFPWAKQYEPKLPLTRWLDERLPVPRLVYNSLGGGYPVPRNLNYFWNFGVLAGAALAIQIITGIVLAMHYAANGAVAFDSVESIMRDVNAGWFLRYAHANGASMFFIVVYTHIFRGLYYGSYKAPREMVWLLGVVIFLLMMATAFMGYVLPWGQMSFWGAQVITGFFSAIPLVGDTIRIWLLGGFAPDNAALNRFFSLHYLLPFVIAGVIILHIWALHIPGSNNPTGVDVKGEQDTVPFHPYYTAKDGFGLGIFMLVFASLLFFFPNYLGHPDNYIPANPLSTPAHIVPEWYFWPFYAILRAFTADFILPAKLWGVLAMFGSILLLFFLPWLDSSPVRSMNYRPKARIAFWVLVADIFVLGYCGGAPANAFYVILSQICAAYYFAHFLIILPIISRSERPRPLPNSITEAVLANHGGTSPAHTALETSPTSSTPHAAH
- the petA gene encoding ubiquinol-cytochrome c reductase iron-sulfur subunit codes for the protein MVPPGESPEPFHEEAHDPRRRDFINIAAVSFAGVGAVAIVLPLINQMNPSADVLAQSTTEIDLSKILPGQAIKTSFRKQPLFVRNLTPKEISEADAVDISTLRDPQTLEQRTKAGKKNWLITLGVCTHLGCVPLGAGEGENKGPFGGYFCPCHGSAYDTAARIRKGPAPSNLHVPDYAFNSDTVVTVG
- a CDS encoding tRNA (cytidine(34)-2'-O)-methyltransferase, with protein sequence MRIALYQPDIAGNVGAILRTAACMGIGVDLIEPMGFTWSEKAVARSGMDYVGAVDVVRHVDWDAFLAQVTGRIVLLTTKGAVRLDVAAFRDDDVLLMGSEGAGVPEEVHARADLRVLIPMQPGLRSMNISVATAIVAAEALRQTDGWPV